The proteins below are encoded in one region of Brassica napus cultivar Da-Ae chromosome A6, Da-Ae, whole genome shotgun sequence:
- the LOC106346828 gene encoding probable protein phosphatase 2C 8 yields MARRLRLAAMEKPNQNYAADSFSSEDLISPPPVKKAKKSEETGCDNTKDPKIPSGGEEVIPAVDNRAAEEGSSSCISEEKKKGFVVEADVAEDKGARQAMEDVSLVLPDASLDFPGKLRCGHFAIYDGHGGRLAAEFAKKHLHLNVLSSGLPRELMDLKVAKKAILDGFRNTDELLLQESVSGGWQDGATAVCVWIVDQKVFIANIGDAKAVLARSSPTDESGSHTEACNPLKAIVLTREHKAIYPQERSRIQKSGGVVSSNGRLQGRLEVSRAFGDRQFKKYGVIATPDIHAFELTEREDFMILGCDGLWEVFGPSDAVGFVQKLLKEGLPVSTISRRLVKEAVKERRCKDNCTAIVIVFKRG; encoded by the exons ATGGCGCGGCGGCTAAGATTAGCTGCGATGGAGAAACCGAACCAGAATTACGCGGCTGACTCGTTCTCCAGCGAGGATTTGATCTCTCCGCCGCCGGTGAAGAAGGCGAAGAAGTCAGAGGAGACCGGATGTGATAATACTAAAGATCCGAAAATCCCCAGTGGCGGAGAAGAAGTCATACCCGCCGTTGATAATAGAGCGGCCGAAGAAGGTAGCTCGAGCTGTATAagtgaggagaagaagaaaggattTGTCGTTGAAGCTGATGTTGCTGAAGACAAAGGAGCCAGACAGGCAATGGAAGATGTTTCGTTGGTTTTACCCGACGCTTCTTTGGATTTCCCTGGGAAActaag GTGTGGTCATTTTGCGATATATGATGGGCATGGTGGACGTTTAGCTGCAGAGTTTGCTAAGAAGCATCTTCACCTTAATGTTCTTTCATCTGGTTTACCACGTGAGTTG ATGGACCTCAAAGTTGCTAAGAAAGCCATACTTGATG GTTTCCGGAATACCGATGAGCTGCTCCTACAAGAAAGTGTTTCAG GAGGATGGCAAGATGGCGCCACAGCAGTGTGTGTCTGGATCGTTGATCAAAAG GTTTTTATTGCCAATATTGGTGATGCTAAGGCTGTTTTGGCACGATCCTCTCCTACCGACGAATCAGGGAGTCATACAGAAGCATGTAACCCACTCAAAGCAATTGTTTTAACCAGAGAGCATAAAGCAATTTATCCACAGGAGCGTTCTCGCATTCAAAAG TCAGGTGGTGTTGTGAGCTCAAATGGACGTTTACAAGGGCGTCTTGAGGTTTCTAGGGCGTTTGGCGATCGTCAATTCAAGAAG TATGGTGTCATTGCAACTCCGGACATTCATGCGTTTGAATTAACTGAGAGAGAAGACTTCATGATTCTTGGTTGCGATGGATTGTGGGAA GTGTTTGGACCAAGTGATGCTGTTGGATTTGTTCAGAAACTCTTGAAG GAAGGCTTGCCTGTAAGCACAATTAGTCGTCGTCTTGTAAAGGAAGCTGTGAAGGAGCGTCGTTGCAAAGACAATTGCACAGCAATCGTGATTGTCTTCAAACGTGGATGA